The sequence below is a genomic window from Methanocellales archaeon.
CTATTTCCTCTTCTGTCAAAGCCAGGGCAAGATAACCTTTTATGTCCTCAACAAGGTCTCCATGGGGGTCAATTATTCCAAAACCGTTTCTTTTGTATATATCCTGCCTGATCAGAAACTCCAGAAGCTTTGATTTTCCAGAGCCAGAAGCACCAACTACATAAAAATGAGTGGCTCTGTCTTTCTCTCTAATCTTTGCCACCTGGTATTCATTTTTGTTTTCCGAGAAATACCAGCCTAAGTTTAAAGTGTTTTCCTCTATGTCAGCTGTTTCTTCAATGCCTTCCTCTACCCGAGGCTCTTCTTTTTCCTCTGTCTTGAGTGCTCTGTCAATAAGTTTCATTAGCTAATGCCCAGAAATCCCTTTGATTTTCTGTCTATTTTGGAAACATCCTGGTTTAAATCCCTCATCTGTTTCTCCACTGCCTTGAGCAAAGAGTGATGGCAGTTGGTGACATAGGCGTTTAAATCCTGCTGATCAAAAAGGTCAAGGTCTGCCAAGGATAGCGGTATTAGTCTCACCATGGGAATCAGGGAAAGCACAGCATCAAGAAGCGAGGGCCTATAGGTCAGATACCAAGAAACATCGAGATTGTTGCCATAGTCCCTTGCGCCAATAAAAGTTTGATAAGGATCGAGTTTTAGGTTTCCTTGGTCTGTGACGATCAAGAAATCCCTTTTTGTTCCCAAAATGCCCCTTATGATTCCGGGAGCTATCTTATCCCTCTTCATCTCAATAGCAGGGGCTTTGCTTTCTTTGATAAAGTTCTCTGTATCCTGAAAGACTTGATCTGCCCTGCCATGCCCGTCCTCGATCAGAACCCCCCAGCTGTCCATTACCTGCTCTTTCCTCAAAATCCCTCCTGGCCTTAAGCCCAGATAAAGACCAGCTCCGATCATCAGAATCCCCAGGATAAACACCGAATCGCTCCCTGCTAAAGAGCCAATTAGAAAAAACAGAGTTCCAATGCCCACTAAAGCCCAGATTGCTACTTTTGACATCCTATCCTCCTAATCATTTCTACTATGATTTTAAAAGAGGAGTTAAAACTTAAAATGCTTTTCCTGATAACGCCAAAAGTAGTGAAAAGGTAATTCTCATTTCTAGCATTCCAGCTATGATTTCTTTATATTACCTCCCTAAATTTAACTTTCTGAAATGCATTTTTCAATCCTCAAGTTAACTCAAAATGTGGACTTTACACCCTCTAATCTCTTGGTTTATTTTCCCGCTTTCACTTTATACTTCAATTTGTTTGGGATCTATTAAAACTGGAGCAACAATACCCTGCTCAAACAAAAATGTTTGTTTCCAAGACTTGTAAGTATCCACATCTTCAGTGTATCTAACGTCAATAGTTAATGATCTTCCATCACTAGTTTCCATCTTAGCGGTTGTTTCTCCCATAACGTAGGTGATATTAGCAGGTCCTATAAAAGCACTTTCATTAGCAGTAACATTTTTATTAATCGGATCGATAATTTCTAGCCGTATATCTTTTCCAATCGTTAGATTGAGTTTACTGTTTAATTTAAATTTTTCTTTTGTTGAAGAAGTTAATAAAATGGGTATTTCTACAGCAGGACCTCCAGCACGTACAGGAATTGGGTACGGAGAGCCTTCTGCACTCAATCTTGCATCAATCTTTTCTATAGCCCTAATTCTTTGAATCACTTCACCTTCTTGGACAAATATCAAACTAAATCCCAAATCTCTTTCTATGGTTGTATTAGACCCCAAACCCCAATATTGTTGCCTTACAAAAGCATCATCATCCGCAGTTCCACTGTTATAAACTTGTGATATACCCACTATAGTTAAACAAGTTTCATAATTTGAGTTATTTAGTACATATAATTTTAAAACTGATCCATAGATGACACTGACTTTTGGAGGATGATATTCATAAAATTCTTCTGTAATATTAGAGAGTTCTTGACTTATTTGATTTGATTTTTCTGTAATACTAGCGAGTTCTTGACTTATTTGATTTGATTGAAATGCAAGAATAACCAACATAACTGTAGATATAGCCAACACAGCTGTAAAGATAACCAACAAACGATTAGCGTTATTTTCACGCTTTGGTGCTTCTTGAATTGGCTCTTCCTTCTTTCCCTTAGTTTTATCTGCAACCATCTTATATTATATAAAAAAATTCCTATACTTTAACATTTCGCATTTAGGCTCTTAACATACGTTGCAAAATCCTTGTTTCTGATTAAACAAAAATAATTCTGTTCATTTATTACAAACTATAATGATCTCCCACTATTCACTTTGTACATGGCCTCTTTCCAAATCCACATGAATTCAAAATATCCAAAAGTTCATCCTTACTTTTACCTATCTTGTTGACTTCTTTAATTGACTCTCTGACATAGTGGCGTAACTTTAGCAAATCTTCATTGTTAATAATATTTGATTCCCCAGTATGGACAATCTTCGATCGCTTATCATACAAGTCTTTAACCTCAGAAAAAATCTTTTCCGAATCCTCTTTTTCTTTTCCGAGAAGTACAGCTGAATTTCTAGAAACTCTATATCTTAATTCCCTTACATCGGGGCTAAATAAAGTCTCTAAGCTAATCATAAGCGATAAAAATGATAAGTTTACGTTACGGATGTGATAAGATGTTTCAAAGTTCTCAAATGCTAGCTGTAAGAAAGACTCTTTGAATGGCAATTTTGTATTTTGAATGAATAACTGTAAATCTGATATTTCAGAACTTTCCAAAGTATACAATTCTTGTGAGACATGGAAACCTTTCCTAAGTGCCATCAATGGTCGTGGAATGTTATTATCGATAACGTAGTAATAATACGCTGGCATACAAATATTTCCTTCTTTAAAAAGTCTCATTAGTCGAATTACAGGTTCTAAGTAATCCTTGATATTCTTCTCAAACGCGGATGCTTCGGAAGAAAAAATGGGGTTATGCCCCTTATCACTCGTTTCAGTGTAGCTTTCAAAGGAATTTCCAATATAATAGAACTTTTGGTCAGAGACGCTCCAAAAATCAAAATGCAGCATTCTACTAGCCATTCCACTAACCTGCCACGGTGGAAGACATTCTAAAGCAGAAATAATTTCAAAGCCTTTGATTTGAGGTATTGCATGTATTTTAAAACCATAGTCTAATTTTACATTTAGAATAGATGGATCAGTATTCGATAAAATGGCCATAAAATGTATTTCCTTTTTAGACATTTCATCTCCTTGTCATCAATGACTTTAGAAACTAACAATCTTTCCCAATTTTGTATCAAGACATTCTTTATCTCACTATTCTTGTATCTTTATTAAAAACATGGCTCTAATCTATTATGATTGTTTTCTTACTTTGTTTTACACCTGACAAATTCGCATATCAGCGATAGATCTTTACTACAATCAAAAATCTTAAGCGAGCAGCGGGGCTTTGGCTGAACTAAGTTAAAGTCTTGGGTTCAGTGTCCCGCTGCGAGCTAATCAGGGATTGAAAGTTGGACTACAAAAAGGTAAAAGAGGAGTCTATTTATTCTATTTGGATTTTTAAGTCCTTATTGCATTCTATTTCCTTCCATACTGGATCTTTCTGTCTCAATTACTGAGAACGCTTAGTTTTGCCTTCTCATAAATCTCCCTCAACACTTCCGGAGAATAATCGGTGTAGTGTCTACTCAGAACGCTCTTTGGAACTCTGCCGCAGAAGGCATCCACATAGCGATCAGGAACGCCCAATCTACCCATCTCGCTGCAGAACCACTCCCTCAAAGTCTGTGGCGTGATGCGGATGTTGACTTCTCTGCTTGTCATACTAAAAAGGGTCTCTATTCTCTTCTTTGATACTGAAAAGATCTTAACACCTCGATCCATTCTCTGTTCAAGATACTCCTTTAATACAGCATCACACTCTTTGTTATAGAAAGATACCCATGATTTCTTGGTGTTACCACTGTGGTTCTTTGGCATGACCATCCGCAACGAAAAGTCCACATCTTCGAAACTCAGGTCCAGAACCTCGCTGCACCTCAGACCTGTGGTAGCATACATAAGAAATACAGCTTTCTCTCTTAAACTCGGCAGTGCGTCATAGAATATCCTTAGCTGTCCCTTGTTTACCAGTCCCATCTTTGACTTTATCGGAATCTTTGGAAACTTGAAGTCAGCGATAATGTCAGGTCTCTTGAGAAAGTCCCTAAAGAATACTTTTAGAGTGCATAGCATTTTTCTATAAGTATTTGCAGATTTCGACTCAAGGTATTCGTGCATGAAGTTTTCTACATCTTGAATGGTGATTGTCTCTACTAATTCATTGTTCATAGACCGCAAAAAGAGTCTAATGTGCTGGATGTGCCCTATAACCGTAAGATCAGATAGTTGGAGCCTTATCTTGCAGAATCTTTCAAAAGAATCGATTGTTTCCTCAGTATTAATACTGGTATTAATACCAAAATCTGCTTTGCTTAGAGTAAAGCCATGCGGGGGAGGGGATTTGAACCCCCGAACTCCTACGAGACAGGACCCTGAATCCTGCGCCTGCAATCCTCCTTTTTGACCAAGCTCAGCCAAAAAGGTCGTTTGACCAGACTTGGCAACCCCCGCTGATTGATCACTGTTTATTTATTCACATTCCACTGCGGTCCTATATTTCGTGAATGCGATCATTGCAAACGTCAGTACAAGTATCAATGCAATTACTGCCATCATCTCCGCAATATCCACTTCCTCCACGCCAAACAGGAGCACTTTTCGCACCATGGCAGTCAGTCCTGCACCCAATAGCAGTCGCATGTCAATCTGCTCTTTTTGTATGAAAACCATGACGGTTAGTAGCAGTTCAACAACGATTATGGCTATGAATATGTCCTTGAGTGCCGTTATTATAAACAAAATCGGGCTCTCGGCACCAATAGCGCCCAACAGAGCGCTACCAACAACTACGAAAGATGCGAAAGCAGTTAAGGTCAAGAAGAAGGCGATGACCGCATAGAGCATTATATAAATTATGTCTAGGACGGTCATCAGCTTTGACCTCCATTCCATAGCCTTCTCATCTATTGACATCAGGATGTCCCTCACTTGCTCATTGCATTTCAGCCCAGTCAGTTCAGTCATTAGAGCGAATCTTATTTAAAACTGAGCCAATCTTAATTGCTTCCTTATGCATTCCTCACCTGGAATCTCGATAGGATATCTCCCGGTTATACACCCCAAGCAAAGGTTTTCTTTAGGAATCCCAATAGATTTCACCAGCCCATCTATGCTCACATAACCGAGCGATTCCACCCCCATCATCAGTGCAATGCCCTCTACGCTCTTGTGAGCAGCTATCAATTCCGCCCTAGTTGCCATATCGATGCCAAAATAGCAGGGAGAGATCACCGGTGGACAT
It includes:
- a CDS encoding HEPN domain-containing protein, which codes for MSKKEIHFMAILSNTDPSILNVKLDYGFKIHAIPQIKGFEIISALECLPPWQVSGMASRMLHFDFWSVSDQKFYYIGNSFESYTETSDKGHNPIFSSEASAFEKNIKDYLEPVIRLMRLFKEGNICMPAYYYYVIDNNIPRPLMALRKGFHVSQELYTLESSEISDLQLFIQNTKLPFKESFLQLAFENFETSYHIRNVNLSFLSLMISLETLFSPDVRELRYRVSRNSAVLLGKEKEDSEKIFSEVKDLYDKRSKIVHTGESNIINNEDLLKLRHYVRESIKEVNKIGKSKDELLDILNSCGFGKRPCTK
- a CDS encoding tyrosine-type recombinase/integrase encodes the protein MDSFERFCKIRLQLSDLTVIGHIQHIRLFLRSMNNELVETITIQDVENFMHEYLESKSANTYRKMLCTLKVFFRDFLKRPDIIADFKFPKIPIKSKMGLVNKGQLRIFYDALPSLREKAVFLMYATTGLRCSEVLDLSFEDVDFSLRMVMPKNHSGNTKKSWVSFYNKECDAVLKEYLEQRMDRGVKIFSVSKKRIETLFSMTSREVNIRITPQTLREWFCSEMGRLGVPDRYVDAFCGRVPKSVLSRHYTDYSPEVLREIYEKAKLSVLSN
- a CDS encoding phosphate-starvation-inducible PsiE family protein encodes the protein MTELTGLKCNEQVRDILMSIDEKAMEWRSKLMTVLDIIYIMLYAVIAFFLTLTAFASFVVVGSALLGAIGAESPILFIITALKDIFIAIIVVELLLTVMVFIQKEQIDMRLLLGAGLTAMVRKVLLFGVEEVDIAEMMAVIALILVLTFAMIAFTKYRTAVECE